The following DNA comes from Brienomyrus brachyistius isolate T26 chromosome 16, BBRACH_0.4, whole genome shotgun sequence.
AATCAAGTTAAGATAAAGTGTAGATTTCACGTTAGCAATTATGGATTATAAAGAAACAGATACTTAATAAAAGAATAGATTTCTTTCAGTATTCATAGCAACAGTCTATTCACCACTCCATTGATCTCTATCTCTAATATTCATATTTGAAGCATATATACTTAAACATCATTTTATATGTTCTTTAGTCCCACGGTCTGTCTTCCAGGAGGGCATGTTAGCAAGATATACAGCAGTTTTGAAGGGTACCCACCGCTGATCTTTGTGGAAtaccaataaataaaaaaatgtagacCTCTTGATCTGCCTAGTCACTCCCATCTTTcaagagtgatttttttttctggaaaaaaGACAGTTGTAGGACAATAGTAAGGAGGATGAAAGAGGTAAATTGGGTATGTTTAAATTCTAGCCCATTGTACCTGTAAGAGGCATTCAGAATATAAGGCTGTGTGAATGTTCTCATTCTGACTTAAATGTCCATGAGGATAAATGGAAAGATGTAGAGACTATCTATAAGGAAACACAAATAaactgttttttaaaataatttttattaagcTATAACAAAAACACATCTTTACATTTAGTATATTAAGTATGAACATTTAGACTTTGAATAACACAAAAGACATATATTTTTTGCACTTGAACAAACATGAACACATAAGAGCATGCTGTATTTATATTTAAGCATATTTGTTTCAATATCTGTATGATAGGCTGCAGTCTGGAGGGGGAGGTCAAGAAAGGGCCCCTCCCTGTGCATCTACATTTGGGACGCACAGATAACACACTCTGCTGAGTCAGACGCGGAGCTTCCTTCGCTCGGCATGGACACAACCACAGTGAGCATGACAGCCGCTTGCTTTCCCTCTACCCTCAAGCATGCTGGCCACTGTCTGCTCCTCTGTACTCTATGATTATCACCGCTTATCTTTCCTCCCTTACCCCAGTGGCTGGCGCCCAGCCTTTCTATGATGCCCCCAGCCAGCCATCCCTATTTACCTGGACTTCAGCATTTTACAGTTCTTCAGATGCAAGAATAGTGTGCATGGGTGAGGCATCATAAAAAGATTTAAAATATATAGTTTATATTAGGACAATAACGCCCCTCTGCAAATCGTCTTGCACATATGCCTGGTGTGTTTGCAGTTTTTCTTTtcgtacagacacacacaggttcaaCCTGTGCAAGTGGAGAACGTTACCCCTGGAGGTAACATTGTTTAAAACATCCAAGAAGTACCAGAGTTAATATGATGATACTGGTTTCAATTGCTTTTCAATAacttttccatccatcttccactagAAAGTAGGTGTAATTTTTAGTAATTTGAAAAAATATTGCTGGAAATTTCCCCAGTAATATTTTAAACACTAATCCTGCAGTTCATGTTAATTTGTTTCTAAAACTGTCCTGTTGAACTGAAATTCTCCAATTCCCCGTTTATCATGGTGATGTACTTAAAAATGCTAAGGTACAAAGATACTGTTCAAGCTGCAGGTTTTGTCACGTGCGCAGTGTACACTACTGATGAAATGCTATACCAGCTGCTTGCAGAATTGTTCTTGAAAGGAAATGTGTGATGCAATGAAAAATGgtataaaaaatacaattaaataagACTGCAAAGAAAACAAGGATATCAATAGTAAAAATATgcagtgtaggatcacacatgcacatatcacaaagcttgaattccaggtggcctgagacaaggcctaccctggtacgagaaggcacacatcgacctaggccccaaaggggggtttgtgaccccacacacacagataacaagggaggccagcactccaacttttattgctcaaagttttaacgacctacagacagcagagtggaccccaaggacgggggtccctcgacttggcacacaaccccctccccagacatcctgccttacatactactcaccgaacggacgaacaccccaaagaaagtttcttttaagtttggcttttgtatatctgtatatttatttactcttgactactagtcttaatatacagatatgtacaggttatgttcgaatgtgtcttaacttttggagattctttttctttgtttgacaaaccttcgtccccctttttctttgccacattcctcggcaacccttatctgatctttgtattctaccatgcctatctaagggtaagatgtgcttatgacatgagaatatgtcatataatgtctgtataaagggtaatatctgttgaggtacaacctaaaccacctgtaccatatactggtgtgagtaatagaacataacataatagcataatataagtaatcattaattaatcatcacagatggtatttggtgtgaaccgctaggctggtacggcatgtttggtatcaaaccgaaggaaaatcactccagtttccaaatctggtcagtggttaccacaaaagtggacgtatcaaaagttacaccagcctaatgaaaatcaccattaccagagaagtcagtctggtcataaatcccaaaaagactgataccgacccccttccgaagcccgccaaatggatggtcagccattggtccaggactcgaattcctggtcactcctaatcatgaaccttatgctataaaacctggcacctcagaacaaagcagcggagaaaaagggagaaaaagagaagaaaacggagaaacaagcagcgttcttaaagcccgtcggtgaagacccaaagaactgcaactcagcccaagcttcaccagaagaaagaaccggaggaactccactccaacaactgctgcaaacaccgcgcctccctgagagccatcacccatcagctcatcagccactgcaaccaactgcaaagacctccctctttcctgcatccaagtaaaccaacttcctttcctttctaacaacctaaactgtcctattcacctgctatattcctttaggtttatattcctacaaactgcttgctttgcagaacagttttccctgttcaggttaatcattttaaatctggtcactgcattttcatgattacatcttttgtgtcttttccgttacttcatgtttattgtttgttaggtataatgtctgtcttatgttagttgtaggaataaatgcatgtctttttacacaacttcagcctccgtcattgagtgctcacaatagtccctgcctctgtgcgatctggctactacgctctgaaacctctaaacccgcctgaaatatcgcgagactctctctcatcggccgtgaggggagcttcgctaccgatcgtttacattacctggtgacgcagctcgctggacgagcctactaacccaggttattaagcgatactggttattaatgaatcccatttaagtctcacattaacagatatcggggattcgcaattgagtttggaggagccgaccattcggcataacaattggttactaatcagcatcaaataataaagttaattaatttcaaaacatattggtggagatattaaaatatgcctgagctaataattcctacagcaggATGAAATGAAAGTGAGATGGTATTCAGGTCATTTGACAAGGTAAAGTTCTGAAAGATGGCTGTAAATTCAGAAAGTGTACAAGGTCCCTAAATTGGAGCTGAAATCTTGTGAAACATCTTACACTATATTTGTCTGCCCCCTACTGATACAGTAAGAACTTTTATCCAGAGAGCACTTCGCTTAGGGGGTTACAGTGCAGAGGTGTTCTATGAAGCAGATTAGCCAGATAAGTGTAATGTaaggattgtccaataggaatgtaaCATACTGCTCCTCCTACTGGACAGTTTCCACATTTGGATTAAGTTATTCAGCTGACTGGGAAATTCAGCTTTGTGGCATACCCCCTGGTTCTGAATCCATGCTGGCATCCTGGATGGAACACTAAAGGTAGtatttagtacattttaaatgttACTTAGGTATTTATACATCACTGATGTAATATATAGTGTAAAAGATATAGTTTGAAATCCCAGCTAGCCCAACAACTATGTGATCTTTACAGGGCTGGATATAATCACAGCAGCTCCTCATTCTTCCAAATCCCAGCACAAACTACATATTAGTGTTGTTTGTACGTCCAGAAGTCTTATTTCAGTCTGATCACAAAAGAGAAGAGTCCAAAGACCCTTTGACTGCCTGGTGAGGAAGACCCCACCCCAATTAACCAGCGATTCATGATCTCACCTTACACGTGCACAGCTGCTGCATAGCTCCCAGTCTAGGTAAGCCACACCCATTAATAAGACCCAAAATATCCCACAGGAGCCACACAGCTGTAGACAAAAAGCAAGAATTTAAAAACATTACTTTAATATtttcttaaaataaaacatctctcCACATCAGAACTCCTGTGACTGCACGTCTTTGCCTTCATCGTCATGGAAGGAGCTCTTCAGGCCTTTGGCAGTCTTCTTGGGCAGAAGCTGGGCCTGAATATTGGGCAGGACACCCCCCTCTGAAATGGTGACACCACCCAGCAGGGTGTTGAGCTCCTCATCATTACGCACGGCCAGTTGGATGTGTCGTGGAGTGACTCTCAGCTTCTTGTTGTCCCGTGCGGCATTGCCAGCCAGCTCCAGGACCTCGGCGCACAGGTACTCCAGGATGGCGGTCAAGTAAATTGCAGCACCTGTGCCGATGCGGGCTGCATAGTTTCCCTTTCGCAGCAGACGGGCAACGCGGCCCACGGGGAACTGCAGCCCGGCCCGTGTCGAACGGCTCATGGAGCTCTTCGCTTTGGCAACAGCCTTCTTACCACGACCAGACATCCTTCAGGGGCCCTGGGGGGAGGCAAAGGATACAATTCATAGGtgaagggggggaaaaaaaccacaTGAAATTGTCAGCAAGAGGGGTCATAACAGCAAGCTCACCTTCAATATCCCAATGATTACACTCCAAAGCCAAGAAGACAGACACAAGTACCTCAGAGCTCACACTATAAGAGTCTCTGCAACCTGAATGATTAACTGCAGCTACCCAGTTAGCCAGAAGTTAAGGTGAACCAATGATTACCACGATGACCTTCAGCTGAGTTTACTTTGTTGCTTAATTAACATTAACAAGCATCCCTGCATTTTTCTTGATTGTTTCAGCACTTTGTCAGCAAATAAGGTTAAGAGCTACTCAGGTATTTCACTGAAAAAATAGTGCACTTTCAATGCAGtcttgttccatccatccatccatccattttccaaaccacttatcctactgggtcgcggggggtccagagcctatcccagaagcaatgggcacgaggcagggaactacccaggatggtgggccagcccatcgcagtcatGTTAGATCCAAGGGATTCAAAAGCAATAAAACCTAGAGGTTATACAAAAAACACACTGCATTTACAGCTCATAAATTGATTAAATTGTAAAATTTGCTTGGGTGTGTTTGGCATGGTGTATTACAGCTCCTATTGTCAAACGAGCTACAGTAATGGTATTTTATCTCTTCTGTGAATCAGTTTTCTAGCACCTGCATTCATAAAACCAGGGGATAACAGTATAGTGCTTTAGGACTCTCTTAAATGAGTCATAGAATCGAACTCTCCTGTAACCCTACTAACCAGCTTATGCTGCTGAGGTCGACCGTCTAACCagtgatggaaaaaaaatgacttagCTGGCGTAAATTACGTCAAATAAAAAGCAGTAATTTCCTAGAATTGGACATGTTATTTTAGACCAGAATTATAATCGTGGGAGGGAATAGACCAAAATACGGGCGCATTGAGTGAGCTACTTAATCAGAATTCCTCCATAAAACTGTACAAATACatacagtcatgtgaaaaaattaGGACATTAGGATATTTGGTGCTTTTTTAAGAAAGCAACATAACAGTATTTAATCATCTTTCATATTATATCTATAGGtaaaggtgatgtaattgcatcatctatgcaaaaacaagaaacaaattcatttatttattaaacgaAATAAACTAATGTCCACTGACACCCTCATATTCATTACTGTTTAAAATGCCTAAAGTTAGATTCAGGTGCAGCATATCAGGTGAAAATGATTAGAACATCGTTACAGAGCTTTTTGCTggagcctgtcttatttaaacTACAGACATTTAGTTTGGTTCGCTCTTGATTGGTGAAAGATGCAGTTATTTGTTGTCATTGTACATTTCCTTTGACAGCTGAACAACGATTCCGCAAACACCGAGTAAATTTCCAAAACATGAAAATGCTGCTAAACGAAGCCCTACAAATAAATACTGTGGGACCTTTACAAAAGAAAAGTGTTGTGtaaaaatgacccccccccccagtataaTGAGCTCTGCACACGGCAGCATGTCACACAGCAGCTGTGTGTATTCCCACAGTCCAGCAGTGACTTTGACACATTTCAGTCTGGCATCCCACTGACACACTGTGGGTATGTTTGTTCCCATATGAAAGCGAAACGCGAGAGCTGGGTCTGTCACCTGTGTTAAACTGGGTCAGCCGTTTCTGTTCCCTGTACTGACATGGTACAATAACACACTATTTCAAAAATCATTTATCTGACACTTTCATTCAAAGCAACTTATAGTGGAACAATGCATTACAGTTTAAGCATAtttcttgggatttgaacccacagcaCTTGCATTGTTAGCACACTGCCATACTTGTTGAGCTATAGGAGCACTCAAGTTCATTTACTGGAAGTTAGTTACGAAGCAAGTTGGTCATTATATGAACCAGAAATGAAGGTAGAAAAGGACCACACTGCAGCCTCACAAATCCTGAGCTGTGGGTTTGAGTTCTGCCCGGGCAGCATGATGAAATGAGGTCCTACCCACTGCGTCTCCCGGCATGCCGCCGCTTTCTGCTACAGACTCAAGGCTCACTGCAACCCATCATAGGACAAGCTGTCGTGGCGAGTATATCCAGAGAGTGCACTGGGTGTGTGCAACAAATGCCAATTCACTATATACTTATGTatgaaaaatcacattttatcTTGCTGATTAAATAATCTTCAAGAAAAGTTTGTAATAGAAAGACACTTttacttgattttatacacacgTATCAGTGGCCAAAATGGGTTCAAGGCACTAGTTAAACCAATACAATTGAAAATGATTGAAAAGAGCGGAGGTGTTCATTGTCATCCATGCCTTAGCAATCCAGCCTACATTCACAAACACCTGCGGCACCTACTCACACCTACTGAACCAGCTGCATCCTTAACTGGGCCAGTTTGCAGGATGTGGGCCGCCTCGGCGGCCATATTGAATGGCGAATGTCATCACCATCGGCAGGTGGAGCTATGCAAAGGAGCCATTTTTCTGTGTTGCTGTCACTGCATGCGTGTGGTTACGTGACACAAAGACAAAGTCACTTGAAgccgtgtgagtgtgagctgcgaACCGAGCAGGGCGACGAGGACTATGGATGTCCAGCGGACCGCTGTGatgctgctggtgctgctgcggCAAGTTCCATGTGCGGGTAAGCTGGGTTCTCCCACCTCAGCCCTGGGCGGGCTGCTTGCTTACTGTGTGCTCCATCGAGGTGCGATGGAATAATGGCGTCTAGATATGAGAACTGTAGTgctgcccgtgtgtgtgtgtcctggaaATGTCCATCAGATCACCGAGACGCCATGCCGCCCTGTCTCACTTAACTGAACTGGGATCAGAGCGTTGCCCAAAGTTGGCACTGGATGGCAAACCAGACTGAAGCTGCTTATTTACTTAATTATTTCTCTAACGCCTTGCGTACAAGAATACCGGCCATGTTGGGGAAGGATTACGCATCCTGCTGTCCTGCAGGATGcaatttttctttgtttttatacAAGATAAAAGACAGACTGGGTCATGACTAAAAGTGTCTTCTGGACCGTGACCACAGAAACCCCCTGTGACCTCTGACCAACACTGGTACCCTCTAATGACCTCCGCATGCACGCATGCACATACAATAATACGCTTATGCTCGTGAGGTTGCTTGTCTAACCGGTGATGGAAAAAGAATGACTTAGCTGGCATAAATGACTTCAAGTAAACAGCAGTCATTTCCATAAATTATAAAGGGCTTTTTAAAGCAGAAATATAACCGTGGGAGGGAATGAAACGAAATATAGGCCTTATTCTGTTTTTCCTAAACACAGTTGTTTTTCGGTTTGTATGTTTACAACAGATTCAGTATAAATTCATAATGAATTCAGATTATGTTTACAATATGTCCAATATAATTTGATTTAAATCAATTTGTAGATCTCTGACCTATTTCGGATACAAATAATATATCCTTGCACATTTCTGTGTATTTCACTCTATTTTATTATACAGTTTCAAACAGGAATGCACCacttattcatttttaaaatcacCATGCATAACATACATGTTATTCTTTATTGTGTGTGGTATacattattaaataattaaatctgaATATATAATAATCAATCTAGGTAAACCTGGCAAATCCCTAAACACAACTCTGTCAATGTATGCACACAACTGAGAAACAGCAGATATGTAATCTGTATTATGTAGTCTGCATTATGTACATATGTAATCTGTATTATGTAGTCTGTATTATGTACATATGTAATCTGTATTATGTAGTCTGTATTATGTACATATGTAATCTGTATTATGTAGTCACATTTATACGTTTCCCGCAGTAATATGCAATATAttcactttttttattatttgaataTTTTTGGACATCTTACTGTTGCATTCATATGTCTATCCATGAGATCTCTGCACATATGTtgtatacagtacatttttaCACATCCAATCCAAAAGTAAAGCAAGCAGAATGGAGGGCAGTGATCTCCAACCTTATTTACAGTGAAAGCCACTTTTACAAAGTCGATCTGGGGAGAGCGAACGTGTTTCACATATAAACAACAGCAACTCCAGTAATAATAAGAAGAGCAATAACGCTGGAGAGGGGGTGCAGGTAATGGAAAAAACAGAATATTATGCGGGGTGTTGAGGCAGTGGCAAATCTATTTCGAAATTGCAACCTTTAGAAATATGAAAAGCAGTGTAAACACATTATATGCCTGTACGCATTATAGGGCGCTAACAAATGAATGTGTAAAATAGACAGGTGCCATATATTGGATACACGAAACTGTTATGGTTGGTGACATCACAAAAGTTTACAATGGGTAAATGCTTGCATACTTGGAGTAAACATGGACAAATATACAGATGGTAGTACTGCTAAAAGAACATGTGATGGCAAAGCGATGCTTAAAATGAGCAGGAACAGAAAATGACAATGAAAATATGCTTTTGCTTCAGTTATTCTCCGTGGAGAAGTACAGCCCTTTTGTGTGGTTTCTGCATTTACTCTTGCTACTAACAGCTTAAAACCAATATAattaaaaagacaaaaataaaacatgaacATCTAGTTGGAAAATCAGAAGATTTTGTTCTTAACAAATTATATGAGTTTGAGGCGCAGAAAGGGTTGATGGAATGCTTTGCACAAACACCTGCTTGGCCTTTGAAAGCATCTTATCAAGTGGTCGAATCCGTCTTATTTTAAGCAGAGTGCAGAATTCACGACACACTCTTTTAACTCTCTAGACTAAAACAGTCAATTTTGGGTTTCCcttaaataaaacacaatttatgggtttccaaaaaagttgggatactgtgtaaaatgtaaataaaagcagaatgcaatgatttacaAAATTATATAAACCcatttttaattgaaaatagaacaaagacaacacatcagatgttaaaattGGGAAATGTTACTGCTTTATGAGAAATAtactcaatttgaatttgatgccagcaacatgtttaaaaaaagttgggacagggcaTATATACCACTGTGTGgcatcacctcttcttttaacagCACTTTGTAAATGTTTGGGAACCTAGGAGAGCAGTTGCTGGAGATTTGAAAGTGCAGTATTATCCATTCCTTGCCCAATATaggattttagctgctcaacAGTTTGGGGTCTCCTGTTTCATACTTTTTGTTTCATGACCAAAAATGTTTTCAATGGGCAATTGGCAGGCTAATCTACCACCCAGATGTGCAAGTTACCCAGGCAATAGGCACGAATGCACCCTCATACCAACACgtatgctggcttttgaacagTCCACTGATAACACGCTGGATGCTCCCTCTGCTCTTTAGCCCAGAGGACGCGGCGTCCATGATTTCAAAAAAGAATTTGAAATTTTGATTCAGCAGACCGCAGGACAGTTTTCCGTTTTGCCTGagtccatcttaaatgagcCGAGCTCAGGCCCAGAGAAGCTGGTGGTGTTTCTGGATCATGTTTAGATACAGGTTCTTCTTTGCATGGTAGAGTTTCATCCTGTATTTGTTGATGCAGCAAAGAATTCTGTTCACAGAATGGTTTTCGGAAGTGTTCCTGAGCCCATGCAGTGATGTCTGCTATagaattgtgtctgtctttaatGCAGACCTGCCTGAGGACCCAGAGATCACGGCTGTCCAATATTGGATTTAGGGCTCGTCCCTTGGGTACAGAGATTTCTCTGGat
Coding sequences within:
- the LOC125709754 gene encoding histone H2A, sperm-like translates to MSGRGKKAVAKAKSSMSRSTRAGLQFPVGRVARLLRKGNYAARIGTGAAIYLTAILEYLCAEVLELAGNAARDNKKLRVTPRHIQLAVRNDEELNTLLGGVTISEGGVLPNIQAQLLPKKTAKGLKSSFHDDEGKDVQSQEF